Within the Saccharomonospora amisosensis genome, the region CGGCGCGTGGCCGGTCACGGTGTCGCACGACCTGGACGCCGAGCTGCCCGCCGTGGACGCGGTGATGATGCTGCGCGTGCAGGCCGAGCGAATGCACGGCGGCTTCTTCCCCTCGGCACGCGAGTACTCGATCGCCTACGGCCTCAGCGAGGCACGGCAGCGGCTGCTGTCCGAGCATGCCGTGGTGCTGCACCCGGGGCCGATGCTGCGCGGCATGGAGATCGCCTCGTCGGTGGCCGACGCGGCGAGCGCCGCGATCACCGAGCAGGTGCGCAACGGGGTCCACGTGCGGATGGCGGTGCTCTACCACCTGCTGGCCGGAGACAACACAGCGGGCGCCGCCGACGCGGCCACCGCCACGCGAACCCACGGAGGCGAGGCGTGAGCGAGATCCTGATCACCGGTGCGCGGCTGTACGGGACGGGTGATCCGGTCGACGTGCTGGTCGCCGACGGCCACATCGCCGAGATCGCGGCGGTGGGCGCCACCGCCGCGCCGAAATCGGCCCGGCTGCTGCGCGCGCAGGGGCGGGTGCTGCTGCCCGGTTTCGTCGACCTGCACACCCACCTGCGGGAGCCGGGCAGGGAGGACACCGAGACCATCGAGACCGGGTCGGCCGCGGCCGCGCTCGGTGGCTACACCGCCGTGTTCGCCATGGCCAACACCGACCCGGTGGCGGACAACGCGGTCGTGGTCGAGCACGTGTGGCGGCGCGGCCGCGAGGTCGGCCTCGTCGACGTGCATCCCGTCGGGGCCGTCACCGTCGGCCTCGCCGGGGAACGGCTCGCCGAGCTGGGCACGATGGCCAAGTCCGCGGCGGGGGTGCGGATGTTCTCCGACGACGGTCACTGCGTTTCCGATCCGCTGCTGATGCGCAGGGCGCTGGAGTACTCCACCGCGCTGGACGTGGTCGTGGCGCAGCATGCCGAGGAGCCGCGGCTCACCGTCGGCGCGCAGGCCCACGAGGGCGAGCGCGCGTCGCGGCTCGGCTACGCGGGCTGGCCCTCCTCCGCGGAGGAGACGATCGTCGCGCGGGACTGCCTGCTCGCAAGGCACGCGGGCGCGCGACTGCACGTGTGCCACGTCTCGACCTCCGGCACGGTCGATGTGCTGAGCTGGGCCAAGGAACTCGGCACCGACGTCTCCGCCGAGGTCACCCCGCACCACTTGCTGCTCACCGACGAGCGGCTGGCGACCTACGACCCGGTGAACAAGGTCAACCCACCGTTGCGGGCCGAGCGGGACGTGCTGGCCCTGCGGCGGGCACTGGCCGACGGTGTACTCGACTGCGTGGCCACCGACCACGCTCCGCACGCGCCGCAGGACAAGGACAGCGAGTGGGCGGCGGCACGGCCGGGGATGCTCGGGTTGCAGACCGCGCTGTCGATCGTGGTGGAAACCATGCTGCGGCCGGGCCTGCTCGACTGGCGCGGGGTGGCGAGGGTGATGAGCGAACGGCCTGCCGAGATCGCCGGGTTGCCCGACCAGGGCAGGCCGCTGGCGCAGGGTGAGCCCGCGAACCTGGTGCTGGTGGACCCCGACGCCGAGTGGACCGTGCGTGGCGGCGAGCTGGCCAGCATCGCGGCCAACACGCCGTACGAGGGCATGCGGCTGCCCGCCGTGGTGAGCGCCACGCTGCTGCGCGGCCGGTTGACCTCCCTTGAAGGGAAGATTGTGTGATGGAGAGGCTGCTGCTGACGCTGCTGTTCGTCGCCCTGTTCGCGCTGAGCCTGTACGGCATGTGGCGGGGTTGGCGCAGGCAGGCGCGCGAGCAGAGCGTGCGGGTGCCACCGTTGCCCTCGGTGCCGGACGAGCCGGGCGAGCCGCTGCTGGAGTCCAGCGGGCTCTACGTGGCGACGACGTTCGCCGGCCGCTGGCAACAGCGCATCGTGACCAGGGGAGCGGGTTTGCGCGGCCCCGCCGTGTTCCGGTTGTACCGCGACGGTGTCGAGGTGGACAGGGCGGGCGCGGCTGGGTTCTGGATCCCGAGGGAGTCGATTCTGGACGTGCACACCGCCAGGGGGATGGCGGGAAAGGTGATGGGCACCGAGAGCCTGCTGGTGTTCACCTGGCGGCTGCGGGACGGGGATCGGGACGTGGAACTCGACACCGGATTCCGGGGTGACGACCTCGCCGAGTACCCGAGTTGGAGCGAACAGGTCGAGGGAGGTGCGCGGGCATGAGCGGCACGAACGGCACGAACACGTCGGGTGAACCGGCCGTGCTGGTGTTGGAGGACGGCCGGGTCTTTCGGGGAGCGGCCTACGGCGCGCGCGGGCGCACCCTCGGCGAGGTGGTGTTCTGCACCGGCATGACCGGGTACCAGGAGACGCTGACCGACCCCTCCTACCACCGGCAGATCGTGGTGCAGACGGCGCCGCAGATCGGTAACACCGGCTGGAACGACGAGGACGACGAGTCGGCGCGGATCTGGGTGGCCGGTTACGTGGTGCGCGATCCGGCGCGGGTGCCGTCGAACTGGCGGTCCACCCGGTCACTGGACGACGCGCTGGCCGACGCGGGCGTCGTGGCTATCAGTGAGGTTGACACCAGGACGTTGACCAGGCACATCCGCGAGCACGGCGCGATGCGCGCCGGGATCTTCTCCGGCGACGCGCTCGGCACCGACGACGACCTGCTCGCGCAGGTGCTGGCCAGCCCGCCGATGAAGGGTGCCGACCTCGCCGGCGAGGTCACCACGGCACGGCCCTACGTGGTGCCCGCACAGGGGCAGCGGCGGTTCCGCGTCGCGGCGCTGGACCTCGGCATCAAGTCCAACACCCCGAGGGAGATGGCACGGCGTGGCATCGAGTTGCACGTCCTGCCACTGAGCAGCACGGTCGAGGATGTGCTGCGCATCGAACCCGACGGCTTCTTCCTCTCCAACGGGCCGGGTGACCCGCAGACCCAGGAGCACGCGATCGAGCTGACAAAGGAGATGCTGAAGCGGCGTATTCCGCTGTTCGGGATCTGCTTCGGCAACCAGATACTGGGCCGCGCGCTGGGGCTGGGAACGTACAAGATGCGGTTCGGGCACCGGGGCATCAACGTCCCGGTGCTGGACGCCGAGACCGGGCGGGTGGCGATCACAGCGCAGAACCACGGCTTCGCGCTGGAGGGCGAGCCGGGGCAGCGGTTCGACTCCCCGTTCGGCATCGCGAAGGTCAGCCACTACTGCGCCAACGACGGCACCGTCGAGGGATTGCGCTGCGAGGACGTGCCCGCCTTCTCGGTGCAGTACCACCCGGAGGCCGCCGCGGGACCGCACGACGCGGCTTCGCTGTTCGACGAGTTCGTGACTCTGATGGAGAAGTACACCGATGCCCAAACGCGCTGACATCGAGCACGTCCTCGTGATCGGTTCCGGCCCGATCGTCATCGGTCAGGCGGCCGAGTTCGACTACTCCGGTACCCAGGCCTGCCGGGTGCTGCGCGCGGAGGGGCTGCGGGTCAGCCTCGTCAACTCCAACCCGGCGACGATCATGACGGACCCGGAGTTCGCCGACTCCACCTACATCGAGCCGGTGACTCCGGAGTTCGTCGAGAAGGTCATCGCCACCGAGAAGGAGCTGGGAAGGCCGGTCGACTCGCTGCTTGCCACCCTTGGCGGGCAGACGGCGCTGAACTGCGCGGTGGCGCTGCACGAGCGCGGCGTGCTGGAGAAGTACGGTGTCGAGTTGATCGGCGCCGACGTCGACGCCATCCAGCGGGGTGAGGACCGGCAGAAGTTCAAGGACATCGTGCGCGCCGTCGGCGGCGACGTACCGCGCAGCACCGTGTGCCACTCGATGGAGGAGGTGCGCAAGACCGTCGCCGAGGTGGGCCTGCCCGTGGTGATCCGGCCGTCGTTCACGATGGGCGGGCTGGGTTCCGGCATGGCGCACACCGAGGACGAGCTGGAGCGGATGGCCTCGTTCGGGCTGGAGGAGAGCCCGGTTACCGAGGTGCTCATCGAGGAGAGCGTGCTCGGCTGGAAGGAGTACGAACTCGAGCTGATGCGCGACCGGCACGACAACGTGGTGGTCGTGTGCTCCATCGAGAACGTCGACCCGATGGGCGTGCACACCGGCGACTCGGTGACCGTGGCACCCGCCATGACGTTGACCGACCGCGAGTACCAGCACATGCGCGACGTGGGTATCGCGGTGCTGCGCGAGGTGGGTGTGGACACCGGCGGCTGCAACATCCAGTTCGCCATCAACCCTCGCGACGGGCGCATGGTCGTCATCGAGATGAACCCGAGGGTCTCGCGGTCCTCGGCGCTGGCGTCGAAGGCTACCGGTTTCCCGATCGCCAAGATCGCCGCCCGGCTGGCGATCGGGTACACGCTGGACGAGATCAGCAACGACATCACCGGCGAGACGCCCGCGTCGTTCGAGCCGACGCTGGACTACGTGGTCGTGAAGATGCCGAGGTTCGCGTTCGAGAAGTTCCCCGGCGCCGACCCCGAGCTGACCACCACCATGAAGAGCGTCGGCGAGGCGATGTCGCTGGGCCGAAGCTTCCCGGAGGCACTCGGCAAGGCGATGCGCTCGCTGGAGACCAAGGCTGTCGGGTTCTGGACGCGGCCCGACCCCGAGGGCGCGACGCTCGAGTCCACACTGGAGGAGCTGAGGGTGCCGCACGACGGCCGGATCTACGCCGTCGAGCGGGCACTGCGGCTGGGCGCGAGCGTGGCGCAGGTGCATGAGGCCAGCGGCATCGACCCGTGGTTCATCGACCAGATCGCGCTGATCGGGGAGCTGGGAAGGCAGTTGCGGGACGCGCCCGTGCTGGACGAGCCGCTGCTGCGGCGCGCGAAGCGTACCGGCCTTTCCGACTCCCAGATCGCCGCGCTGCGCCCCGAACTCGCTGGCGAGGACGGCGTGCGGGCGCTGCGCCACCGGCTGGGTGTGCGGCCGGTGTTCAAGACCGTGGACACCTGCGCCGCTGAGTTCGCCGCGAAGACCCCGTACCACTACTCGGCCTACGAGTCCGACCCCGGGGCGGAGTCGGAGGTGGCGCCGCAGCCGGAGAAGCCGAAGGTGCTCATCCTCGGTTCCGGCCCCAACCGGATCGGGCAGGGCATCGAGTTCGACTACTCGTGCGTGCACGCCGCGCTGGCGCTTCGCGAGGCGAGTTTCGAGGCCGTGATGGTCAACTGCAACCCCGAGACGGTGTCCACCGACTACGACACCTCCGACCGGCTCTACTTCGAGCCGCTGACGTTCGAGGACGTGCTGGAGGTGGTGCACGCGGAGCAGGCGTCAGGCGAGGTCGCCGGTGTGATCGTGCAACTCGGCGGGCAGACCCCGCTTGGCCTGGCGCAGCGGCTGGCCGACGCAGGGGTGCCGGTGGTGGGCACGCCTCCGGAGGCGATCCATCTCGCCGAGGAACGGGGCGCGTTCGGCGACGTGCTTGCCGCCGCGGGGCTGCCCGCGCCCAAGTACGGCATGGCGACGTCGTTCGAGGGCGCCAAGCGGGTCGCCGACGAGATCGGCTACCCGGTGCTGGTGCGGCCCTCCTACGTGCTGGGCGGCAGGGGCATGGAGATCGTCTACGACGAGGTGGCGCTGGAGGGCTACATCCAGCGTGCGACCGAGGTGACACCGCAGCACCCGGTGCTGGTGGACAACTTCCTCGACGACGCCATCGAGATCGATGTGGACGCGCTGTTCGACGGCGAGGAACTGTACCTGGGCGGCGTCATGGAGCACATCGAGGAGGCGGGGATTCACTCCGGCGACTCGGCGTGCGCGCTGCCGCCGATCACGCTCGGCCGCACTGATCTGGACACCGTGCGCCGCTCGACGGAGGCGATCGCTCGCGGGGTCGGCGTGCGGGGATTGCTGAACGTGCAGTACGCGCTCAAGGACGACGTGCTGTACGTGCTGGAGGCCAATCCGAGGGCGTCGCGCACGGTGCCGTTCGTGTCGAAGGCGACGGCCGTGCCACTGGCCAAGGCCGCCGCACTGATCATGACCGGCTCCTCGATCGCGTCGTTGCGCGGCCGGGGCGTGCTGCCCGCGAGCGGCGACGGTGGGCACCTGCCCGCGGACGCGCCGGTGGCGGTGAAGGAGGCTGTGCTGCCGTTCCACCGCTTCCGCACCCCCGAGGGGCACGGCGTGGACTCGCTGCTGGGTCCGGAGATGAAATCCACCGGCGAGGTGATGGGCGTGGACACCTCCTTCGGGGAGGCGTTCGCCAAGTCGCAGGCTGGCGCTTACGGTTCGCTGCCGACCAGCGGCAGGGTATTCGTCTCGGTGGCCAACCGGGACAAGCGCTCCCTGGTCTTCCCCGTCAAGCGGCTGGCCGACCTCGGCTTCGAGGTGCTCGCCACCTCGGGTACCGCGGAGGTGTTGCGCCGCAACGGTATCCGCTGCTCGGTGGTGCGCAAGCACTACGAGGGCAGCACCGAGCAGGAGCCGAACATCGTCGAGGTGATCCGTGACGGCGGGGTGGACATGGTGATCAACACCCCGTACGGCAACAGCGGTCCGCGTGTCGACGGCTACGAGATCCGCACGGCCGCGGTGTCTCGCGGCATCCCGTGTGTCACCACCGTGCAGGGCGCCGCCGCGGCGGTACACGGCATCGAAGCGTTGATCAGGGGAGACATCGGGGTCCGGTCGATACAGCAACTTCAGCGAGGGCTGCGGGCCACGTAGCGGCCCGTACGGCCACGGCAGGAAGGGGCAGGGATGCGGGAGGCGTTCGGCAAGCGGCTCGCCGATGCGATAGCGGCCCGTGGCCCGCTGTGCGCGGGGGTCGATCCGCATCCCTCGCTGCTGCGGGACTGGGGGCTGGCTACGGACGCGTCCGGGCTGGAACGGTTCGCGCTGAGCGCCACGGAGGCGATCGCGGAGCACGTGGCGGTGCTGAAGCCGCAGTCGGCCTTCTTCGAGGCACACGGGGCGCCAGGAATCGCCGTGCTGCAACGGGTCATCGGCCTCGCGGGCGAGGCTGGCGCGCTGGTGCTGCTGGACGTCAAACGCGGCGACATCGGCTCCACCATGGCCGCGTACGCGTCGGCCTACCTCGGGGACGGCTCCGCGCTCGCGGCCGACGCGATCACGGTGTCGCCCTATCTCGGCTTCGATTCGCTCGAACCCGCCCTGCGGCAGGCTGAGGCCACCGGCAGGGGCGTGTTCGTGCTCGCGCGGACCTCCAACCCGGAGGGCGCGCGGGTGCAGCGTGCCGACGCTGGTCGGGGCCGCACGGTGGCACAGTCGGTGATCGATGCCGCGGCACTGCGCAACGCCGGCGCGGCGCCGATGGGCCATGTCGGTGTCGTGGTCGGGGCGACGAACGAGCCCGGGCAGGTCGATCTGACTAGGCTGAACGGGCCAATTCTGGCTCCGGGTTTCGGCGCACAGGGCGCCACGGTGCGGGATCTGCCCCTGGTTTTCGGCGACGCCCTGCCCAGGGTGCTGCCCGCCACGTCGAGGGCACTGCTGCGGCACGGACCCGATCCGGCCGCGCTGCGTGCCGCGGTACTCAGCGTGACCGGCGAGCTGTCGCAGCTCGTCGGCTAACGCTTCCGGCCGGGATGGATGCCCTGGTCGACAGGGTTGTTGATCTTGGTCTAGGGTATCCGACGTGGCGTAACCGGGGGTGTTGGCGCCGCACAGGGCGACGATTCCCGCCGCGCGGGCTGACAACGGGCAACCGAATGTGAGTAGGGTCGTTCCTGGCCGTGCCTCGGCGTCCAGTCGGGGCGCGACAACACCGCGAAAAGGGCCGTCGACCGGCGTCCCGATGTCGCGATCAGCGCCCACCCCCGCATTGTGGGTCCAGGTCGAGGGTGGGTACGGTCGCCACACCCACCCAGAATTTTGAGTAACACCGGAGGAAAACGTGGCACTTCCCCAGCTCACCGAGGAACAGCGTGCTGCGGCGCTGGAGAAGGCCGCCGCCGCCCGTCGCGCCCGCGCGGAGCTCAAGGAACGGCTCAAGCGCGGCGGTACGACCCTCGCCGACGTGCTGAAGCAGGCCGACGAGGACGAGGTCCTCGGCAAGATGAAGGTCTCCGCGTTGCTGGAGGCCCTGCCGGGCGTGGGCAAGGTGCGTGCGCAGCAGACCATGGAGCGGCTCGAGATCGCTTCCAGTCGCAGGCTGCGCGGCCTCGGCGACAGGCAGCGCAAGGCGCTGCTCGCCGAGTTCAGCGGCGAGTGAGCGAGCAGCGAAACCGCGGTTCGATCGTGGCCGGCCCCTACGGCGGCCGAGACGGCGTCGGTGAGCCGATGCCGGGCGAAACGGCCCGGCATCGGCTCACCGTCGTGTCGGGACCCTCCGGTGTTGGTAAGTCCAGCGTCGTGGCGGAGCTGCGCAGGCTGTGTCCGAAGATCTACTTCAGCGTCTCGGTGACGACGCGCCCTCCCAGGCCGAGCGAGGTCGAGGGGGAGCACTACCACTTCGTCGACCCTTCGACGTTCGAGGCCATGGCGGCGCGCGGGGAGTTCCTCGAGCATGCCGAGTTCGCGGGAAACCGTTACGGCACCCCGAGGGCACCCGTCGAGGCGGCGCTTGCCTCCGGCAGGCCCGCCGTGCTGGAGATCGAGCTGCAGGGCGCGCGCCAGGTCCGACTGGCGATGCCCAGGGCCCGGCTGGTGATGCTGCTGCCGCCTTCGTGGGCGGAGCTCGTGGACAGGCTCACCAATCGGGGAACCGAGCGGGACGAGGCCGTGCGAGCCCGGCTGGCCGAGGCGGAGCGGGAACTGGCGGCCGCGGGAGAGTTCGACGAGCACGTTGTCAACGCCGACGTGCGGGTGGCCGCACGGGAGTTGCTAAGCTTGATTACCGGCGAAACCACCGTTTGCGATGATTCGGAGCACAGTCAGTGACAGCGATTACGCTGGGTCCTCATGGTGAGCAGCTCGAGGGCATCACCAACCCGCCCATCGACGACCTGCTCGAGAAGGTCAGCTCCAAGTACGCGCTCGTGATCTACGCCGCGAAGCGCGCCCGCCAGATCAACGACTACTACGCCCAGCTCGGCGAGGGCCTGCTCGAGTACGTCGGCCCGCTCGTGGAGCCGGGCCCACGTGAGAAGCCGCTTTCGATCGCGCTGCGCGAGATTCACGCCGGGCTGCTTGAGCACACCGAAGGCGAGTAGCACCAGGTGGCCTCGCGACCCCGGGTCGTCCTCGGCGTCGGAGGCGGCATCGCCGCCTACAAGGCCTGCGAGGTGTTGCGGGGCCTGACCGAGTCCGGCCACGACGTCCGGGTGGTACCCACCGAGTCGGCGCTGAAGTTCGTCGGGTCGGCCACGTTCGAGGCGCTGTCAGGGCATCCCGTGCACACCGGTGTGTTCACCGAGGTGCCGCAGGTGCAGCACGTCCGCGTCGGCAAGGAGGCCGACCTGGTGCTCGTCGTGCCCGCCACCGCCGACCTGCTCGCCAGGGCCGCGCACGGCATGGCCGACGACCTGCTCACCACCACGCTGCTGACCGCTCGCTGCCCGGTGGTGTTCTTCCCCGCGATGCACACCGAGATGTGGGAACACCCCGCTACCAGGGACAACGTCGCGTTGCTCCGTGGTCGTGGTGCCGTGGTGGCCGAGCCCGATTCCGGCCGGTTGACCGGCGCCGACACCGGCAAGGGCAGGCTGGCCGACCCAGCCGAGATCGTCGACCTCGTTCGGCTGCTGCTGGCGCGGCCCGACGCCTTGCCACGCGACCTGGAGGGGCGCCGTGTCGTCGTGTCGGCCGGTGGCACCAGGGAGCCGCTCGACCCGGTGCGTTACCTCGGTAACCGCTCCTCCGGAAAGCAGGGCTACGCGCTGGCCAGGGTCGCCGCGCAGCGCGGCGCCACCGTCACCCTCGTCTCGGCCAACACCTCGGCGCTGCCCGACCCGGCGGGAGTGGAGGTGGTGCCCGTCTCGACCGCGGAGCAGCTCGCGGCCGCGGTCCACGACGCCGCACCGGAGGCTGACGCCGTGGTGATGGCAGCCGCCGTCGCCGATTTCCGGCCCGCGACGCTGGCCGAGCACAAGATCAAGAAGACCGACGACATGCCTGCGCCGACGGTGCCGCTCACCCGTAACCCGGACATCCTCGCTGGTCTCGTGGCGAGCAGGCCCGAGGGCCAGATCGTGGTCGGCTTCGCCGCGGAGACCGGGGACGACCGGGGCAGCGTGCTCGACCATGCCCGCAGCAAGCTCAAGCGCAAGGGCTGCGACCTGCTGGTGGTTAACGCCGTCGGCGAGGGCAAGGCGTTCGGCACCGAGGACAACACCGGCTGGCTGCTGTCCCCGCAGGGTTTGCGGTGGCGCATCCCACTGGGCTCGAAGTCACAACTGGCGGCCACGGTGTGGGACGCGGTGAGCGAGCTGATGCGGCGACCGGGGGAGCGCCAGTAGGCTCGCGGCAGGGTCGGTGTCGGCCGGCTCGCAGGCGTCAGTGAGGAAGTGACGACAGTCGTGACCGTGTCGAACCGCAGGCTGTTCACCTCGGAGTCGGTGACAGAGGGTCACCCGGACAAGATGTGCGACGCGATCAGCGACTCCATCTTGGACGCGATGCTGGCCGCCGACCCGCGCAGCCGCGTCGCCGTGGAGACTTTGATCACCACCGGGCAGGTGCACGTCGCCGGTGAGGTGACCACGGAGGCCTATGTCGAGATCCCGGCGATCGTGCGCGAGCGCATCCTCGAGATCGGCTACGACTCCTCGGCGAAGGGCTTCGACGGCGCGTCGTGCGGCGTGAACGTGGCGATCGGGTCGCAGTCGCCCGACATCGCGCAGGGTGTGGACACCGCCTACGAGACGCGAGTCGGGGAACGCGGTGACTCAGGAGACGCCGACGACCTGGACAAGCAGGGCGCCGGTGACCAGGGGTTGATGTTCGGTTACGCGTGTTCGGACACGCCGGAGTTGATGCCGTTGCCGATCGCGTTGGCGCACCGGTTGTCGCGGCGGTTGACCGAGGTGCGCAAGAACGGGACGGTGCCGTACCTGCGTCCGGACGGTAAGACGCAGGTGACGATCGAGTACGCGGGTGAGCAGCCGGTGCGGTTGGACACGGTGGTGATCTCCAGCCAGCACGCCGAGGGCATCGACCTCGACGCGATGCTCGGGGTCGATGTCGCCGATCAGGTGGTGGCGCCGGTGCTGGCCGAGTTCGGCATGTCCGGCGACGGGCTGCGGCTGCTGGTCAACCCGACGGGCCGGTTCGTGGTGGGCGGGCCGATGGGTGACGCTGGGCTGACCGGTCGCAAGATCATTGTGGACACCTATGGGGGGATGGCGCGGCACGGTGGTGGCGCGTTCTCCGGTAAGGACCCCTCGAAGGTGGACCGTTCGGCGGCGTACGCGATGCGGTGGGTGGCCAAGAACATCGTCGCCGCGGGACTGGCGGGCCGTATCGAGGTGCAGGTGGCCTACGCGATCGGCAAGGCGGCTCCGGTGGGTCTGTTCGTGGAGGCCTTCGGCACCGAGACGGTTGACCCGGTGAAGATCCAGGCGGCCATCGGCGAGGTGTTCGACCTGCGGCCCGCCGCGATCATCAGGGACCTGGACCTGTTGCGGCCGATCTACGCGCAGACTGCCGCCTACGGGCACTTCGGGCGCGGCGACCTTGACCTGCCCTGGGAGCGCGCCAACCGAACCGAGGAGCTGCGCAGGGCGGTCGGCGCCTGACGGTCCGTTTCCGGGGCAGGCCGCCGGTTGCGCCGCCAACCCGCCCGGGCGGGTGGCACCCGGTTGCCTTAAGCTCTCGGACCCATGGTGCAGGCTAAGGAGCTCACGGCCCCCGAGAGCGGTCTGGCGCAACCGAAACCATCAGGTGTGCGGCACATCAGCTGGGATGCGGTCCGGGTCGTCAGCATCCTCGCCGTACTCGCCTTCCATGCGACGTTCCTGGCCCCGCTGACCCTGCCCGGGCTGGAGCTGCCTCCCGCGCCGTTGCGGATGGACTTCCCGTTCGGCGCCTCGGTGCTCATCACCGTTTCCGGCTACTTCGCGGCCATGACCATCGGTAAGCAGACCTCGCTGCGCTGGTGGTTGCGCAGGCTCGCCAGGCTGCTGCCCGCGTTCTGGGTCGCCGTGCTCGTCATCTTCGCCATCACCCAGTTGTTCGCCCCCGAGGGCCTGCCGAGGCACACCTACAGCGACCTGCTCGGCAACCTCGCGCTGGTGCACGTGCTCATCCCCGAGGTTTCCTACATCGATCTCGCGCACTGGACGGTGCCGGTACAGGTCGCCGGGTTCACGGCGATCGCGCTGCTGGCGTGGGGCGGCCGGATCAGGGGCAGGGCGGCGACCACCGTGATGTGGGTGGTGCTGCTGGTTCCGATGGCCCTGCGGTACCTGTTCATGGGGCAGGGTGAGGTGGCGCCGTTCTGGGTCAGGGTGATCATGGACGGCACCGGCATCAGCCGTGCCCACCTGCTGATCGCGGGCGTGGCCATCTACCGGTGGTCGAAGGGCCGCATCAGCTTCACCGAGCTGTACGCCATGCTCGGGGTCGTGCTACTGGCACACGGCCTGCACCCGCCCGAAGGGGATTCCGTGCTCGCGTTCGCGGTGGCGCTCGTGCTGGTCTGCGTCGCCGCGTACCAACCGGTGTGGGACGGCAGGTGGCTCGTCAGGTTCGCGCGGCCCATCCGGTGGCTGGCTGGCATCTCCTACGGCGTGTACCTCATGCACTACGTGGTCGGCACGATCGTGGCGCGCCACCTGGCCGACATCGGTGTTCCGTGGTGGGGCTGGATACCCGCGATGATCGCGTCGGCGATCGTCCTCGGCTGGGCGCTCACCCGGTGGGTCGAGCAGCCGGTGTTCAAGTTCCTCACCCGGCGCATAGATCCGCGGCGCGGCACCGACGAGCCGAGGGTCGTGAGCGCCTGACGGCTGGTTCGGTGAGTGCCTCGCGGGCCTGCGCCACCACCGTGGGACGCTGTGGGGACTGCCACGCCTGGTAGAGATGACGGCGTGAGCGGCGAGGAAACGACACCAACGACCCCACCACTGTGGGAGCTGCCACGCCGGCGTCGCACCGGCGGTGCGGGCGGGAAGGGTGCGGGCTCGCGCCGCAAGGGACAACGAGTACCCGCCGAGTCGGACCCGATAGCGCGGGTGGTCGTTGACGTGCCGCTGGCGCACCTGGATCGCACGTTCGACTACCAGGTGCCGAGCGAACTCGCCGACACCGCCGTGCCCGGCTGCCGGGTGCGGGTCAGGTTCGCGGGTCAGCTGGTGGACGGTTTCCTGCTGGAGCGGGCAGCCACCACCGAACACACCGGCAGGCTGGCCTTCCTCGAGCGCGTGGTGTCCAGCGAAGCGGTGCTGCCGCCACGGCTGGTTCGGCTGTGCCGGGCGGTGGCGCAGCGCTACGGCGGCACGCTCGCCGACGTGCTCCGGCTGGCCGTGCCACCCCGGCACGCCAGGACCGAGGCCGAACCCGCCGCCGAGCCGGTACCGCCGCCCGCCGAACCGCCCGCCGACGGGTGGCGCCGTTACCCGAGGGGAGGGGCCTTCCTGGACGCGTTGCGCGCCCGCCGGCCCGCGCACGCGGTGTGGCAGGCCCTGCCGGGGGAGGACTGGCCAGCGCGGCTCGCGGAGCTGGCCGCGACCGTCGCGGCGGACGGCAGGGGCGCGGTGCTCGTGGTGCCGGACCACCGCGACGCTGCCCGGCTGTACCAGGCGTGCGAGCGGCTCGCAGGGCCGGAGACGGTGGTGGCGCTGTCGGCGGAGGTGGGCCCCGCGCGGCGGTACCGCCGTTGGCTGGCGGTGTTGCGCGGCAGCGCGCGCATCGTGGTCGGCACACGCGCGGCCATGTTCGCCCCCGTCCGCGAACCGGGGCTGTACGTGGTGTGGGACGACGGAGACGACCTGCACGCCGAGCCCCGCATGCCGTACCCGCAGGTGCGCGACGTGCTGGTGCTGCGGGCGCACACCGACGGCGTGCCGTTGCTGGTG harbors:
- a CDS encoding dihydroorotase, with protein sequence MSEILITGARLYGTGDPVDVLVADGHIAEIAAVGATAAPKSARLLRAQGRVLLPGFVDLHTHLREPGREDTETIETGSAAAALGGYTAVFAMANTDPVADNAVVVEHVWRRGREVGLVDVHPVGAVTVGLAGERLAELGTMAKSAAGVRMFSDDGHCVSDPLLMRRALEYSTALDVVVAQHAEEPRLTVGAQAHEGERASRLGYAGWPSSAEETIVARDCLLARHAGARLHVCHVSTSGTVDVLSWAKELGTDVSAEVTPHHLLLTDERLATYDPVNKVNPPLRAERDVLALRRALADGVLDCVATDHAPHAPQDKDSEWAAARPGMLGLQTALSIVVETMLRPGLLDWRGVARVMSERPAEIAGLPDQGRPLAQGEPANLVLVDPDAEWTVRGGELASIAANTPYEGMRLPAVVSATLLRGRLTSLEGKIV
- the carA gene encoding glutamine-hydrolyzing carbamoyl-phosphate synthase small subunit, with the translated sequence MSGTNGTNTSGEPAVLVLEDGRVFRGAAYGARGRTLGEVVFCTGMTGYQETLTDPSYHRQIVVQTAPQIGNTGWNDEDDESARIWVAGYVVRDPARVPSNWRSTRSLDDALADAGVVAISEVDTRTLTRHIREHGAMRAGIFSGDALGTDDDLLAQVLASPPMKGADLAGEVTTARPYVVPAQGQRRFRVAALDLGIKSNTPREMARRGIELHVLPLSSTVEDVLRIEPDGFFLSNGPGDPQTQEHAIELTKEMLKRRIPLFGICFGNQILGRALGLGTYKMRFGHRGINVPVLDAETGRVAITAQNHGFALEGEPGQRFDSPFGIAKVSHYCANDGTVEGLRCEDVPAFSVQYHPEAAAGPHDAASLFDEFVTLMEKYTDAQTR
- a CDS encoding PH-like domain-containing protein, whose amino-acid sequence is MERLLLTLLFVALFALSLYGMWRGWRRQAREQSVRVPPLPSVPDEPGEPLLESSGLYVATTFAGRWQQRIVTRGAGLRGPAVFRLYRDGVEVDRAGAAGFWIPRESILDVHTARGMAGKVMGTESLLVFTWRLRDGDRDVELDTGFRGDDLAEYPSWSEQVEGGARA